Proteins found in one Macaca nemestrina isolate mMacNem1 chromosome 4, mMacNem.hap1, whole genome shotgun sequence genomic segment:
- the LOC105472812 gene encoding putative uncharacterized protein encoded by LINC00158 — translation MFSLFIKNRYLHLLHALSFLTDVSRIQSHFGTLPRIKDEHRSHQESKYHFGGYVQIIFGSDQDWRQGHQSFLLKTGPCKKRRLLK, via the exons ATGTTTTCTCTGTTTATTAAGAACAGATATCTTCATCTCCTTCATGCATTATCCTTTCTAACAGATGTCAGTAGGATCCAGAGCCATTTTGGAACTTTACCAAGGATTAAGGATGAGCACAGATCACATCAAGAGTCT aaatatcactttggagGCTATGTGCAGATCATATTTGGAAGTGACCAAGACTGGAGGCAGGGACACCAGAGTTTTCTGTTAAAAACTGGTCCATGCAAGAAAAGACGACTCCTGAAGTGA